Proteins encoded together in one Rossellomorea sp. y25 window:
- a CDS encoding cytochrome c biogenesis protein CcdC → MMIASSIVAIFMGFMVIFIRMKAQKRPVSGKKIILPPLFMSTGALMFLFPVFRVTLGEFLEAITVGMIFSILLIKTSKFEIRENDIYLKRSKAFAFILIGLLLIRIVAKSILSASIDYGELSGMFWILAFGMIVPWRIAMYLQYRKLHQEQQDLTTNSI, encoded by the coding sequence TTGTGGCGATTTTTATGGGGTTTATGGTGATATTTATTAGAATGAAGGCTCAGAAAAGGCCTGTAAGTGGTAAGAAGATTATTTTACCACCTTTGTTTATGAGTACTGGTGCCTTAATGTTCTTATTCCCTGTCTTTCGAGTTACTTTAGGAGAATTTCTAGAAGCGATTACGGTAGGAATGATTTTTTCTATATTGTTGATCAAGACCTCCAAATTCGAAATTCGTGAGAATGATATTTATTTAAAACGATCTAAGGCGTTCGCATTTATTTTGATTGGGCTTTTGTTAATACGGATTGTAGCCAAGTCTATCCTCAGTGCATCGATTGATTATGGTGAACTAAGCGGGATGTTCTGGATACTTGCCTTTGGAATGATTGTACCATGGAGAATCGCCATGTATCTTCAATATAGAAAGCTGCACCAAGAGCAACAAGATTTAACAACGAATTCAATTTAA
- a CDS encoding site-2 protease family protein — translation MFTLADIWTFFLAFFLTLPLVTIVHEAGHIFIARIFGAKIKFCIGTGKHLINIGPLEVRRMYFMEGWCQYTELKYNKVWVHVLIYISGSLFNLIAILAINFLIYEGVIPVHIFFYQFVYFSVYFIFFSLFPFRNGEGKPSDGQAILDVIRYGKAEDPID, via the coding sequence TTGTTTACGCTAGCAGATATTTGGACGTTTTTTCTGGCATTTTTTTTAACACTGCCTTTGGTCACCATTGTCCATGAAGCAGGACATATCTTCATTGCTCGCATATTTGGTGCAAAGATAAAATTCTGCATTGGAACCGGTAAGCATTTAATCAACATTGGTCCATTAGAAGTGAGAAGAATGTATTTTATGGAAGGCTGGTGTCAATATACAGAATTGAAGTATAACAAGGTTTGGGTTCATGTCCTTATTTATATTTCCGGAAGTTTATTTAACCTGATTGCGATTTTAGCTATTAATTTCCTGATTTATGAAGGGGTCATTCCTGTTCACATCTTTTTCTATCAATTTGTATATTTCTCCGTTTACTTTATTTTCTTTTCATTATTTCCGTTTAGAAATGGAGAAGGGAAACCAAGCGATGGACAAGCAATACTCGATGTCATTCGATACGGTAAGGCAGAGGATCCCATTGATTAA
- a CDS encoding DUF2621 domain-containing protein, with the protein MLEGWFLYFILFWVVFLVASFAIGGFFMFRKFLKRFPKEDGKSDLDWEEHYVNETIHLWGDEEKKMLNELVTPVPELFRDVAKQKIAGKIGELALKDRASSITQELVIRGYILATPKRDHKFLRRKLNEMQIDVTPYEHLF; encoded by the coding sequence ATGCTTGAAGGTTGGTTCTTATATTTCATACTATTTTGGGTCGTTTTTTTAGTAGCTTCATTTGCTATTGGTGGATTCTTTATGTTTAGGAAATTCTTAAAGAGATTTCCTAAAGAAGATGGAAAATCCGATTTGGATTGGGAAGAACATTATGTGAATGAAACCATCCATTTATGGGGTGATGAGGAAAAGAAAATGCTCAATGAGTTAGTCACACCCGTACCCGAATTATTCAGGGACGTAGCGAAGCAAAAAATTGCAGGTAAAATTGGTGAATTGGCTTTAAAAGACAGAGCCTCTTCCATTACTCAGGAATTAGTCATAAGAGGGTATATCCTGGCGACTCCGAAACGGGATCATAAGTTTCTTCGAAGAAAACTAAACGAAATGCAAATAGATGTAACCCCATACGAACATTTATTCTAG
- a CDS encoding ATP-binding protein — protein MKYRGRIVSVLFGLLLVLTWDFIYYFVLHYPVDLKVDLVFTLLILFISYYMGKNHDTSHKTLAALRKSEERVKRLNEEMQHVLQSIDEVVFHTNSKGEFQFLNQSWEDYTGYTVKESLHKNALHFISLHERHEILRMVRQSISLKKEKMKMDFSYQKREGQFRWGEVNVKLNYNVNGELLGTVGTISDITERVHNEEELIEMNETLAIESQKLSVAGQLAAGIAHEVRNPLTSINGFLQLLRDDADEKTKEYLGIVFSEIKRIELVLSELLILAKPQSVTYKRINIIETLDHVAKLLNTNAILYNIEIQTDFHERELHIRGDENQLKQVFINLLKNAIEAMPHGGTITIRADLSSHNKVQLTFKDEGVGMKKETLDKLGEPFFTTKTKGTGLGLTICLRILRDHGADIRVQSEQGEGTTFHIMFDSVQASERRRRETLQNQ, from the coding sequence ATGAAATATAGGGGGAGAATAGTATCAGTGCTGTTTGGACTTTTACTAGTCTTAACATGGGATTTTATTTATTACTTTGTTCTGCATTATCCAGTGGATTTGAAGGTGGATTTGGTGTTCACTCTATTGATTCTCTTTATCAGCTACTATATGGGGAAAAATCATGACACCAGCCATAAAACATTAGCTGCCTTACGAAAGAGTGAAGAGAGAGTAAAGCGTCTCAATGAAGAAATGCAGCATGTACTTCAGAGTATCGATGAAGTTGTCTTTCATACCAATTCCAAAGGAGAGTTTCAATTTCTGAATCAATCCTGGGAAGACTATACGGGTTATACGGTTAAAGAAAGTTTACATAAGAATGCACTTCATTTTATATCTCTTCATGAACGTCATGAAATTCTTAGAATGGTGAGACAAAGTATAAGCTTGAAAAAGGAGAAAATGAAAATGGACTTCTCTTATCAAAAGAGGGAGGGTCAGTTTCGTTGGGGTGAAGTGAATGTTAAGTTAAATTATAACGTAAATGGTGAGCTTCTTGGTACGGTAGGAACCATATCAGACATTACCGAAAGAGTACATAATGAAGAAGAATTGATCGAAATGAATGAAACGTTAGCCATCGAATCTCAAAAACTATCTGTGGCAGGGCAATTAGCAGCCGGGATTGCACATGAGGTTCGAAATCCCCTAACGTCGATTAACGGCTTTCTGCAGTTATTAAGAGATGATGCAGATGAGAAGACGAAGGAATACTTAGGGATTGTCTTTTCTGAAATTAAGAGGATTGAACTTGTGCTGAGTGAGTTATTGATACTCGCAAAGCCGCAATCTGTTACATACAAACGAATTAATATTATTGAGACCCTCGATCATGTCGCGAAATTGTTAAATACGAATGCCATATTATATAATATTGAAATCCAGACCGATTTTCATGAAAGGGAGCTTCATATACGTGGAGATGAAAATCAGTTAAAACAAGTATTTATTAACTTACTTAAAAACGCCATAGAAGCAATGCCACATGGAGGAACGATTACGATAAGGGCAGACTTGTCCTCTCATAACAAGGTTCAATTAACCTTTAAAGATGAGGGGGTAGGAATGAAAAAAGAAACGCTGGATAAACTCGGGGAGCCTTTCTTCACAACGAAGACAAAAGGCACGGGCTTAGGGCTCACCATATGTCTGAGAATTCTTCGTGATCATGGAGCGGATATCAGGGTGCAGAGCGAGCAGGGAGAAGGGACCACCTTCCATATCATGTTTGATTCAGTTCAAGCTTCAGAGAGAAGAAGGAGGGAAACCTTACAAAACCAATGA
- a CDS encoding YvrJ family protein: protein METIISFVSEVGFPIVVTMYLLYRIETKLEAVITSIQTLPQQLKE from the coding sequence GTGGAAACTATTATTTCATTCGTTTCTGAAGTAGGCTTTCCGATTGTTGTCACGATGTATCTCCTATATCGTATTGAGACGAAGCTGGAGGCCGTGATAACGTCGATACAAACACTACCTCAGCAGTTAAAAGAATAA
- a CDS encoding exonuclease SbcCD subunit D, producing MKFIHTADWHLGKLVHGIYMTEEQRYILEQLIELVKEEEPDAVVIAGDLYDRSVPPTEAVELLDEVLFRINVELNTPIVAVSGNHDSAERLSFGSSWYKHSHFYLKGKLTKDFTPITINGVNFHCVPYAEPGNVRQVLEDDSINSHHAAMEAIVKRIEETMDPNEPHVFVGHAFVLGGKTTDSERTLSVGGSGCVGADVFKSFHYTALGHLHSPDAIKHETIRYSGSLLKYSFSEANQRKSVSIVEIEGDGSFHLREKVLQPKQDMRELEGLMEELLDPQFYQSQKVDDYLKIMLHDEGTLIDPINQLRQIYPNVLHLERKLDLTDAKKKNTFRVLEDKKRSELDLFKEFYGDMTTGEFTDEKEQVLQNVIEKSRKEVDQA from the coding sequence GTGAAATTCATTCATACCGCCGATTGGCACTTAGGTAAACTGGTTCATGGCATTTATATGACAGAAGAACAACGCTATATATTAGAGCAATTGATAGAGCTCGTGAAAGAGGAGGAGCCCGATGCAGTCGTGATTGCAGGTGATCTTTATGACCGTTCCGTTCCTCCTACTGAAGCTGTAGAGTTATTGGATGAGGTTTTATTCCGGATTAATGTAGAGTTAAACACACCTATAGTAGCTGTTTCGGGCAATCACGATAGTGCAGAACGATTATCATTTGGGTCATCATGGTACAAGCATAGTCACTTTTACTTGAAAGGGAAGCTGACAAAGGATTTTACTCCAATCACGATTAATGGGGTTAATTTCCACTGCGTTCCCTATGCTGAGCCTGGTAATGTCAGACAAGTCCTTGAAGACGATTCAATCAATTCTCATCACGCTGCAATGGAAGCGATTGTGAAACGGATTGAAGAAACCATGGATCCGAATGAACCACATGTCTTTGTGGGCCATGCATTTGTACTGGGGGGTAAAACCACAGATTCAGAGCGCACTCTTTCTGTTGGAGGATCCGGCTGTGTAGGTGCCGATGTGTTTAAGTCTTTTCATTACACAGCCTTGGGGCACCTTCATAGTCCAGATGCTATTAAGCATGAAACGATTCGTTATTCAGGATCTCTATTAAAGTACTCTTTTTCTGAAGCGAATCAGCGAAAATCAGTGAGCATAGTAGAAATAGAAGGGGACGGGTCCTTCCATTTACGGGAAAAAGTGCTTCAACCGAAACAAGATATGAGAGAACTCGAGGGTCTTATGGAAGAACTTCTGGATCCCCAATTCTATCAATCCCAGAAAGTGGATGACTATTTAAAGATTATGTTACATGATGAAGGAACGTTAATCGATCCCATCAACCAACTGCGCCAAATTTATCCGAATGTCCTTCATTTGGAGAGAAAATTGGATCTCACCGATGCAAAAAAGAAAAATACGTTCCGCGTACTAGAGGATAAGAAAAGGTCGGAGCTTGACTTGTTTAAAGAATTCTACGGTGATATGACGACAGGTGAATTTACCGATGAAAAGGAACAAGTCCTGCAAAACGTTATTGAAAAATCGAGAAAGGAGGTCGATCAAGCATGA
- a CDS encoding SMC family ATPase, with the protein MKPLQLVMQAFGPYAGRETIDFRSLGNRTMFVISGKTGSGKTTIFDGISYSIYGKASGEDRSPTELRSQFASNDVITEVELTFSLRGRLYRIWRSPQQDKKKARGEGYTTINARSELYVYDEDGKEQLLGANVRDVDEKIKELIQLDANQFRQILMIPQGEFRKLLTSDSKDKELILQRLFHTELYKTIQEKLKSEADDLKKSVETSIEERTRELLRIHFEENEELQSLLLENPLNDHRILQLLPAHIESMEIREKELQLTYESVQERRDALQKQLQEAEGLADQYELQEKLRVQKESLLKLKPEIESIDRDILLAQRASRLVPQDEYCHKLNRNLKELKGQLAHLTEEKNAILEKLIAAKETLKEEKNNENLRDAVSKKITQLEEMEKDIDSLDVLMEDTKEMKERYEQQQDIVKKQTEQISFLQEGIKSREKRLEEAENGQADLFQLEKSLQENQAFLEQVNEIERIDQKFQLVHKQEQKLKEQYRHLQKQSLDASETLAHLEEKWHSAQAAHLAKGLVDHAPCPVCGSEYHPHPAARVESLPSQEDLKAAKEKQEELNQEEKRMGLAIVQEETKMQGIQDQIDDIVRNIREKKSDFKREEIDDTLSQMTSEIEALKRKMAEKKREVEQAKVMREEVRKGREKLEELDGSRLKNLDKLQELNTLFLTKDTTLQKVKEAIPYELRSKDQFNKVLKEQKQRKEELKTAYERAQKQYYELENMYSVKDSQVGDKDTQIQKVDAEMKTEREAFLKLLTEQGFPHYKAFQEAKKSEAEVLGLQEKIKKYGEDLRSVSDRLNDIDKHLEDKHKPDVKSIEDNISRVTGELRLVNDELNKIMTNTKENKLILSRVTSINDGIKHLESRYQMVGHLAEVARGQNANRITFERYVLASFLEDILQVANERLIKMTSGRYQLIRKTDKSKGNVQSGLELLIFDQYTGQERHVKTLSGGESFKASLALALGLADVVQQYAGGVSLETMFIDEGFGTLDPESLDHAIEALMDIQSSGRLVGLISHVPELKERIDARLEVISSQSGSRTEFQFLA; encoded by the coding sequence ATGAAGCCTCTTCAATTAGTGATGCAAGCCTTCGGACCCTATGCAGGAAGAGAAACGATTGATTTTCGTTCGTTGGGGAACCGCACAATGTTCGTGATATCAGGTAAGACAGGATCAGGCAAAACGACTATCTTTGATGGAATATCCTATTCCATCTACGGAAAGGCAAGTGGTGAAGATCGCAGTCCGACTGAACTGAGAAGTCAATTTGCTAGTAATGATGTTATTACGGAGGTAGAGCTTACATTCAGTTTAAGAGGCAGATTGTATCGTATTTGGCGCTCCCCTCAGCAGGATAAAAAGAAAGCAAGAGGAGAAGGCTACACAACCATCAATGCCCGATCCGAATTATACGTATACGATGAAGATGGGAAAGAACAGCTGCTGGGGGCTAACGTCAGAGACGTGGATGAGAAGATCAAAGAGTTGATTCAACTGGATGCCAATCAATTCAGACAGATTCTTATGATTCCTCAAGGGGAGTTTCGAAAGCTCTTAACTTCAGACAGTAAAGATAAGGAGCTTATCCTGCAACGCCTATTTCATACAGAGCTCTATAAGACCATCCAGGAAAAACTGAAATCTGAGGCAGACGACTTAAAAAAGTCAGTAGAAACCTCTATTGAAGAACGAACAAGGGAATTACTTAGAATTCATTTTGAAGAAAATGAAGAGCTTCAATCACTACTATTGGAAAATCCATTGAATGACCACCGTATTCTTCAACTTCTTCCTGCTCATATAGAGAGCATGGAAATAAGGGAGAAAGAATTGCAGCTTACCTATGAAAGTGTGCAGGAAAGAAGAGATGCCCTTCAGAAACAGCTTCAAGAGGCAGAAGGATTGGCCGATCAGTACGAGCTTCAAGAAAAACTAAGAGTTCAGAAAGAATCCCTTTTAAAATTAAAGCCTGAAATTGAATCAATCGATCGAGACATTTTATTAGCCCAGCGAGCCTCCCGTTTAGTTCCACAAGATGAGTATTGCCATAAACTCAATCGAAACTTGAAGGAACTGAAGGGTCAATTGGCTCACCTTACGGAGGAAAAGAATGCAATCTTGGAAAAGCTTATAGCAGCTAAAGAAACACTAAAAGAAGAAAAGAATAACGAAAATCTCAGGGACGCCGTTTCAAAGAAAATCACTCAACTCGAAGAAATGGAAAAAGATATAGATTCTTTGGATGTGTTGATGGAAGATACCAAAGAAATGAAAGAAAGATATGAACAGCAGCAAGACATTGTCAAAAAACAGACAGAGCAGATATCATTTTTACAAGAAGGCATAAAATCCCGGGAGAAACGACTTGAAGAAGCGGAAAATGGTCAAGCAGATTTATTTCAATTAGAAAAATCTTTGCAAGAGAATCAAGCTTTTTTAGAACAGGTAAATGAGATAGAGAGGATAGATCAAAAATTTCAACTTGTCCATAAGCAAGAGCAAAAATTAAAAGAACAGTATCGTCACCTTCAGAAACAAAGTTTGGATGCGTCTGAAACTCTGGCCCATTTAGAAGAAAAGTGGCACTCTGCTCAAGCTGCACACCTTGCAAAAGGCCTGGTTGATCACGCTCCTTGCCCCGTTTGTGGCTCAGAGTATCATCCACATCCAGCCGCCAGGGTCGAGTCATTACCTTCTCAGGAAGATTTGAAAGCGGCGAAGGAAAAGCAGGAGGAACTCAACCAGGAAGAGAAAAGGATGGGCCTCGCAATCGTTCAAGAGGAAACCAAAATGCAGGGTATTCAGGATCAGATAGACGATATCGTTCGGAACATTCGTGAAAAGAAAAGCGACTTTAAGCGGGAAGAAATAGATGATACTCTTTCTCAAATGACTTCAGAGATTGAAGCCTTAAAACGTAAAATGGCGGAAAAGAAAAGGGAAGTCGAACAAGCAAAGGTAATGAGGGAGGAAGTAAGAAAAGGAAGGGAAAAGCTAGAAGAACTGGACGGCTCAAGGTTGAAAAATCTAGACAAGCTACAGGAGTTGAATACTCTGTTCCTTACGAAGGATACTACCCTTCAAAAGGTGAAGGAAGCTATTCCTTATGAGCTCAGATCAAAAGATCAATTTAACAAAGTGTTAAAGGAGCAGAAGCAAAGAAAAGAAGAGTTGAAGACGGCATACGAGCGCGCCCAGAAGCAATACTATGAGCTTGAGAACATGTACAGCGTAAAAGATTCACAAGTGGGTGACAAAGATACGCAGATACAAAAAGTAGATGCCGAGATGAAAACAGAACGTGAAGCATTCCTTAAGCTTCTTACAGAACAGGGTTTTCCCCACTATAAAGCATTTCAGGAAGCGAAAAAGTCTGAAGCAGAAGTGTTGGGTCTTCAAGAGAAGATCAAGAAATATGGTGAAGACTTGCGTTCCGTTTCCGATCGTCTTAATGACATCGATAAGCACTTAGAGGATAAACATAAGCCTGATGTGAAAAGCATTGAAGATAACATATCACGGGTTACCGGTGAACTTAGACTTGTAAATGATGAACTTAATAAAATCATGACAAATACGAAAGAGAATAAGCTTATCCTTTCACGGGTGACAAGCATAAACGACGGCATAAAGCATTTAGAATCCAGATATCAAATGGTGGGACATCTGGCAGAAGTGGCCCGTGGTCAAAATGCAAATCGAATTACATTTGAAAGATATGTGCTGGCATCATTCCTTGAAGATATTCTTCAAGTGGCAAATGAACGATTAATCAAAATGACGTCGGGGAGGTATCAGCTGATTCGAAAAACAGATAAAAGCAAAGGAAACGTCCAGAGCGGTTTAGAGCTTCTCATATTTGATCAATACACGGGTCAGGAACGACACGTTAAAACGTTATCCGGAGGGGAGAGTTTCAAAGCATCGTTGGCATTGGCCCTCGGACTTGCTGATGTCGTTCAGCAGTACGCAGGTGGCGTCTCACTTGAAACGATGTTTATCGATGAAGGATTTGGAACGCTGGATCCAGAATCTCTGGACCATGCAATTGAAGCATTGATGGATATTCAAAGCAGTGGCCGACTTGTAGGGTTAATTTCACATGTTCCAGAGTTAAAAGAGAGAATCGACGCACGATTAGAAGTCATATCCTCTCAAAGCGGAAGCAGGACAGAATTTCAATTTCTTGCATAG
- a CDS encoding endospore germination permease codes for MKSIRPILIPRQLILLLILSTGLLNHVMLIPSILKAAGRDGWISIILTYPIFFIVTFLIYYIVKNSPPEGFYHLLNQKWNKWLVFLFSLPICLFLLSGAYITFVDLIIWLSAYFLADVPSLLVVGSIYIICFLISWSGIKHMAIASGILLPLVMLFGFFIAFTNTNMKDPSLLLPIFSQGYEPVLKGMIYVLSGLLELYLIVLIQPYSEGKIKFHHLIVLGLILMGLMFGPLTASIMEFGHVESANMRYPAYEQWRILAIGEFITHLDFFALYQWLCGALIRISLFMFLLAVFFTKKKARYRMSLKVLVPIFLVLLVLIFIDVDSYFFYKFLYIYFFPATVVLFIVQIITSAVILRFIK; via the coding sequence ATGAAAAGCATTCGTCCTATTTTAATTCCTCGACAGCTTATATTATTGCTCATCCTTTCAACCGGTTTATTAAATCATGTCATGCTTATACCAAGTATCCTAAAAGCAGCCGGACGAGATGGATGGATCAGTATTATCTTAACCTATCCAATATTTTTTATCGTCACATTCCTCATTTATTACATAGTAAAGAATTCTCCACCGGAAGGGTTCTATCATCTACTTAATCAAAAGTGGAACAAATGGCTTGTTTTCCTATTCTCACTACCTATATGTTTATTTTTGTTATCAGGTGCATATATAACCTTTGTTGACTTAATAATATGGTTAAGCGCATATTTTTTAGCAGATGTTCCATCATTATTAGTGGTAGGAAGCATCTACATTATTTGCTTCTTAATCAGTTGGTCAGGGATCAAACATATGGCCATCGCGAGTGGGATATTATTGCCATTAGTTATGTTATTTGGTTTTTTCATTGCTTTTACAAACACAAATATGAAAGATCCCAGTTTATTATTGCCAATTTTCAGTCAAGGATATGAGCCTGTCTTAAAAGGAATGATTTATGTATTATCTGGTTTACTTGAATTATATTTGATTGTATTAATACAGCCTTATAGTGAAGGGAAGATTAAATTTCATCATTTAATCGTTCTTGGGCTAATACTTATGGGCTTGATGTTCGGGCCATTAACCGCTTCTATCATGGAATTTGGACATGTAGAATCAGCGAATATGAGATATCCAGCTTATGAACAATGGAGAATATTAGCCATTGGGGAATTTATTACCCATTTAGATTTCTTTGCTCTCTATCAGTGGTTATGTGGGGCACTTATCAGGATTAGTTTATTCATGTTTCTGCTAGCCGTGTTTTTTACGAAAAAGAAGGCTCGTTATCGAATGTCACTAAAAGTGTTGGTGCCAATTTTTCTAGTGCTGTTAGTACTTATTTTCATTGATGTTGATTCTTATTTTTTTTATAAGTTCTTATATATCTACTTTTTCCCTGCAACCGTTGTCCTTTTCATCGTACAAATTATTACGTCAGCAGTGATCCTCCGATTTATAAAGTAA
- a CDS encoding spore germination protein, with product MKKSSKEKRIVEEKEDTLKVLTQLFSKSHDLLIREHFFHDEVVTLVYFESLVDRHYLDQFILPKLEESPEKSYAKKMEGNFQAVDETGKSLDKLSTALFNGYILFFIDEKIISLHAGNFPKRLPEESSLETSIRGPKDGFVEDLNTNISLIRRRLFTPTLSVEKYKIGTRSHTEIAIMYLSDVIDERILNELYTRLEKVDIDVLTSNQQLESMLDDNPNSIFTNFDYTGRPDFIIDSLVQGRFALLVDGYPTVSIAPINLLLQTKSPEDSSINYVYVSLERILRVAGILISAYLPGLWVAFSAYNIEQIPYLLVATISMSRFGLPLSAPVEMFIVLFLFEFFNEAGVRLPRAIGQTVSVLGGLIVGDAAIRAGLTSPTMLVIGAITYISSFTLVNQTLKYGTTILRFIVLLISTFFGLFGVVMSFILTVLYLATKSSYGTPFLGSVAPISWNEFIRSFFRLPIQFYKKRTPTTSPDDDTRKG from the coding sequence ATGAAGAAGTCTTCGAAAGAAAAGCGGATAGTGGAAGAAAAAGAGGACACTTTGAAAGTGTTAACGCAATTATTTTCAAAGAGTCATGATTTACTTATTCGAGAACATTTTTTTCACGATGAAGTCGTCACCCTGGTGTATTTTGAGAGTTTGGTCGATCGACATTATCTCGATCAATTCATTCTCCCAAAATTAGAAGAGTCTCCTGAAAAGTCCTATGCAAAAAAGATGGAGGGGAATTTCCAAGCAGTAGATGAAACGGGAAAGTCCCTGGATAAGCTCTCTACTGCTCTATTCAATGGGTATATTTTGTTTTTCATCGATGAAAAAATTATCTCCTTACATGCAGGCAATTTTCCTAAACGGCTGCCGGAAGAATCATCGCTTGAAACATCCATCCGCGGGCCAAAAGATGGATTTGTTGAAGACTTAAATACAAATATATCTTTAATTAGGAGAAGGCTTTTCACTCCAACGCTCTCCGTGGAAAAATATAAGATAGGGACCCGCAGTCATACAGAAATCGCCATCATGTACCTGAGTGATGTAATCGATGAGCGTATTCTCAATGAGCTATATACCAGGTTAGAAAAAGTGGATATAGATGTTCTAACCAGCAATCAACAGCTGGAATCAATGCTGGATGACAACCCTAATTCAATTTTCACTAATTTCGATTATACAGGTCGCCCCGATTTTATCATTGATTCATTAGTTCAGGGAAGATTTGCCCTCTTGGTGGATGGGTACCCAACTGTTTCAATTGCGCCAATAAATCTTCTGTTACAAACGAAATCACCAGAAGACTCTAGTATCAATTACGTATATGTATCTTTGGAAAGGATCCTGCGAGTAGCCGGGATCTTGATTTCAGCTTATTTACCAGGATTATGGGTGGCATTTTCGGCTTATAATATTGAACAAATTCCCTATCTGCTCGTGGCTACGATTTCCATGTCCAGGTTCGGCTTGCCCCTTTCCGCTCCTGTTGAGATGTTTATCGTCCTATTTTTGTTTGAGTTTTTTAATGAAGCGGGTGTCAGGCTACCCAGGGCAATTGGACAGACGGTTTCTGTACTTGGGGGGCTGATTGTGGGAGATGCCGCCATACGTGCCGGGTTGACATCGCCAACCATGCTTGTCATTGGTGCCATTACATATATTTCGTCGTTTACACTCGTCAATCAAACATTGAAATATGGAACAACGATATTAAGGTTCATTGTATTGCTCATTAGCACTTTTTTTGGATTATTCGGTGTTGTGATGAGCTTTATTCTGACGGTTCTCTATTTAGCGACGAAATCTTCCTATGGTACTCCATTCCTTGGTTCTGTAGCTCCAATCAGTTGGAATGAATTCATTCGGTCATTTTTCCGGTTGCCTATTCAGTTTTATAAGAAGCGCACCCCTACAACGAGCCCGGATGATGATACAAGGAAGGGATAG
- a CDS encoding Ger(x)C family spore germination protein codes for MINMISKLILVAAALLLTGCTGSKNIQDLTYIVSIGLDYNEENELYTAYLQGLNFANVAKQEGSKPTEPVPTFVGSASGKTLNMAVRNLYKASRPSLFFGHTKTLVVSKNLIKFKFKEVLEDVGRNRSLRPNLLLFTTDESMEEIFKLNGLFQYPPVYTVLLTEETVEALQDDISATSLMHFLREYYEPMGTAFIPNISIDKKSWQTDQPYPVLYLSGYSLFQQSQFKGDLPSKPSIIVDWLLTKKNQIDYPLYIDDELVSTFKLLTKEPKIKYKEERGDFSTFSLEVSVKAELIEKLVDSPYKDVKSTLEKSLENEIKKVYNIGLEKQVDLLNVGEKWYRYHPLKFRKLEEQPSFYLTDHSLDEVKVKVDITHFNAYRYDHKSME; via the coding sequence ATGATCAATATGATAAGTAAGCTCATCTTAGTTGCTGCAGCACTTTTATTAACAGGATGCACGGGGTCAAAAAACATTCAGGACCTAACTTATATCGTCTCGATCGGATTGGATTATAATGAAGAGAACGAGTTATATACTGCATATCTTCAAGGCTTGAATTTTGCCAATGTAGCCAAGCAGGAGGGGAGTAAGCCGACAGAGCCTGTTCCGACTTTTGTCGGTTCTGCTTCCGGTAAAACCCTGAATATGGCTGTAAGAAACCTATATAAAGCATCGAGGCCGTCATTGTTTTTTGGACATACAAAAACTCTCGTCGTCTCAAAAAATTTGATCAAGTTTAAATTCAAAGAAGTTCTGGAGGATGTGGGCAGAAATCGATCATTAAGGCCCAATCTTCTATTGTTTACAACTGACGAGAGCATGGAGGAAATCTTTAAGTTGAATGGTTTATTTCAATATCCTCCCGTTTATACAGTCCTTTTGACAGAAGAAACCGTAGAGGCTTTACAAGATGATATTAGTGCAACAAGTTTAATGCATTTTCTTCGGGAGTACTATGAACCGATGGGGACAGCGTTCATCCCAAATATCAGTATCGATAAAAAATCCTGGCAAACCGATCAACCATACCCTGTACTTTATCTGAGCGGTTATAGTCTGTTTCAACAATCACAATTCAAAGGAGACCTCCCTTCTAAACCCTCCATCATCGTTGATTGGTTGCTTACCAAAAAGAATCAAATCGATTATCCTCTATATATTGATGATGAATTGGTATCTACATTTAAACTATTGACGAAAGAGCCTAAAATAAAGTACAAGGAAGAAAGAGGTGATTTCTCCACCTTTTCACTTGAAGTCAGCGTGAAAGCTGAGCTAATTGAAAAATTAGTGGATTCTCCATATAAAGATGTGAAAAGTACATTGGAAAAGTCTTTGGAAAATGAAATTAAAAAAGTGTATAATATTGGGTTGGAAAAGCAAGTGGATTTACTGAATGTAGGTGAAAAATGGTATAGATACCATCCACTAAAGTTTAGAAAGCTTGAAGAACAGCCTTCATTCTATTTAACAGACCATTCATTAGACGAAGTGAAAGTAAAAGTGGATATTACACATTTCAACGCCTATCGTTACGATCACAAAAGCATGGAATAG